A single Herpetosiphonaceae bacterium DNA region contains:
- a CDS encoding CHAT domain-containing tetratricopeptide repeat protein: MIDDQIPSDLLLPVWCALLRWFDPPLLHALAQPSPADLSALLVSDTVVPATRPAGAYCLCEAARVRTLARLRATSPLAELSLHTRAFHFFLGRMEQPPSDRRALDEECCLYHLGALRDLLIERMDWRTITTYVAAVRAVTPQEPRTLRWLDFYDAYAAIRTQDYDRGEPILLDLALQPELDPALRVRVLHALGHTHWFQSRYDRALALYRQAHLLARENGDLFHQGYTLLNMGMIYNDLEQHDQALDLSSQSLSLFRELGNPYREAHALYEIGNNAMYLGRWQMAQEYVQEAIALYAALDMPPRLRMSYWMQGFLYHLLGDEQQSEAAYLRALTLAETAEHGDPRILMDTCVYLGLLYQTQGRWAEALAAYQQASSWATLLRNWHTLSLIHYRRGNVYSRQGDPEAALDAYRDAIEVIEQLRGDTEDETVKIGILGTTQQVYEAMVLLCLACDRRAEAFAYVERARSRAFLDTLTRKSPELYDAVDQPIVTLAEIQRHLPASALLIEYFTTGVIPRGEHLLNKLPAANVHLREHLTLPPQVIIFAIAHDRLDVQFAALDPNTLRPLPNDPGPGRRLLRGRMLPLLYERLIEPVAPLMQGRDLLYLIPHGPLHYVPFQALRSASGSYLLDEGGPMLARAPSATVLLRNCLSRRRSRAEHLIALGYNDTGDAELRHAEAEARMVAHLMGGEAWAGPLPKSRALLTLGPQIRWLHFAGHAVFKPRDPLASELRLGPDDALDARTIIGELELGADLVTLSACTSGLSQVVSGDELLGLQRAFLYAGVPSVVCTLWEAEDLVTRFVMERFYTDVRHGRPVAAALRDAQVFVRELTGRAAAAIVERWRAEPTADDVTLDQVLLLLAEQPDAQLFADPMYWAPFMLIGRPY, translated from the coding sequence GTCGCCGCTGGCCGAGCTGTCACTTCATACGCGGGCCTTTCATTTCTTTTTGGGCCGCATGGAGCAGCCGCCTTCGGATCGCCGCGCGCTCGACGAGGAGTGCTGCCTGTACCACCTGGGCGCGCTCCGCGACCTGCTGATCGAGCGCATGGACTGGCGGACGATCACGACGTATGTTGCCGCCGTCCGCGCCGTGACGCCGCAGGAGCCGCGAACGCTGCGCTGGCTGGACTTTTACGACGCCTATGCGGCGATTCGTACTCAGGACTACGATCGCGGCGAGCCGATCTTGCTCGATCTGGCCCTCCAGCCGGAGCTTGATCCCGCACTGCGGGTGCGCGTGCTCCATGCCCTCGGCCATACCCACTGGTTCCAAAGCCGCTACGATCGCGCTCTGGCGCTGTATCGGCAGGCGCACCTGCTGGCGCGTGAGAACGGCGATCTGTTCCACCAGGGCTACACGCTGCTGAACATGGGCATGATCTACAACGATCTCGAACAGCACGACCAGGCCTTGGATCTGAGCAGCCAGAGCCTCAGCCTTTTTCGTGAGCTGGGCAATCCCTATCGCGAGGCCCACGCGCTCTACGAGATCGGCAACAACGCCATGTACCTTGGCCGCTGGCAGATGGCCCAGGAGTATGTGCAGGAGGCCATCGCGCTGTACGCGGCGCTGGACATGCCGCCCCGGCTGCGGATGTCGTACTGGATGCAGGGGTTTTTGTACCACCTGCTGGGCGATGAGCAGCAGAGCGAGGCCGCCTATCTGCGCGCGCTGACGCTGGCAGAGACGGCAGAGCACGGCGATCCGCGTATCCTCATGGATACCTGCGTCTACCTTGGTCTGCTCTATCAGACCCAGGGACGCTGGGCCGAGGCGCTGGCTGCCTACCAGCAGGCCAGCAGTTGGGCCACGCTGCTGCGCAACTGGCACACGCTGAGCCTGATCCACTACCGGCGCGGCAACGTGTACTCCCGTCAGGGCGATCCCGAAGCGGCGCTCGATGCCTACCGCGACGCGATCGAGGTGATCGAACAACTGCGCGGCGATACCGAGGACGAGACGGTCAAGATCGGTATCCTGGGCACCACGCAGCAGGTCTACGAGGCGATGGTCCTCCTTTGTCTGGCCTGCGACCGCCGCGCCGAGGCGTTTGCGTATGTCGAGCGCGCCCGCTCGCGCGCGTTTCTCGACACGCTGACGCGGAAATCGCCGGAGCTGTACGACGCCGTCGATCAGCCGATCGTGACGCTGGCCGAGATCCAGCGGCACCTGCCCGCCAGCGCGCTGCTGATCGAATACTTCACGACTGGCGTGATCCCGCGCGGCGAGCATCTGCTGAACAAGCTGCCTGCCGCAAACGTCCATCTCCGCGAGCATCTCACGCTACCGCCACAGGTGATCATCTTTGCAATCGCTCACGACCGGCTCGACGTGCAGTTTGCGGCGCTCGATCCGAATACGCTGCGTCCGCTGCCCAACGATCCGGGGCCGGGCCGTCGCCTGCTGCGTGGCCGCATGCTGCCGCTGCTCTATGAGCGGCTGATCGAGCCGGTCGCGCCGCTGATGCAGGGCCGCGATCTGCTCTATCTGATCCCGCATGGCCCGCTGCACTATGTTCCATTCCAGGCGCTGCGCTCAGCTTCGGGCAGCTACCTGCTGGACGAGGGCGGCCCGATGCTCGCGCGCGCGCCCAGCGCGACCGTGCTGCTGCGCAATTGTCTTTCGCGGCGTCGCAGCCGGGCCGAGCACCTGATCGCGCTGGGCTACAACGACACAGGCGATGCCGAGCTCCGCCATGCCGAGGCCGAGGCGCGCATGGTGGCGCATCTGATGGGCGGCGAGGCGTGGGCCGGGCCGCTGCCCAAGAGCCGCGCGCTGCTCACGCTGGGACCGCAGATCCGCTGGCTGCACTTCGCCGGTCATGCCGTCTTCAAGCCGCGCGATCCGCTTGCCTCTGAGCTGCGGCTTGGCCCCGACGATGCGCTCGACGCTCGAACGATCATCGGCGAGCTGGAGCTGGGCGCCGACCTGGTGACGCTGAGCGCGTGTACCAGCGGCCTGAGCCAGGTCGTCTCCGGCGACGAGCTGCTCGGCTTGCAGCGCGCGTTTCTCTACGCCGGCGTGCCGTCGGTGGTGTGTACGCTCTGGGAGGCCGAAGATCTGGTGACACGCTTTGTGATGGAGCGCTTCTACACCGACGTGCGACATGGTCGTCCGGTCGCGGCTGCGCTGCGCGATGCCCAGGTCTTTGTGCGCGAGCTTACCGGACGCGCTGCGGCGGCGATTGTGGAGCGCTGGCGTGCCGAGCCGACCGCCGACGACGTGACGCTGGATCAGGTGTTGCTGCTGCTTGCCGAGCAGCCCGACGCGCAGCTCTTCGCCGATCCGATGTACTGGGCACCCTTTATGCTGATCGGTCGTCCCTACTGA